In Natrinema pellirubrum DSM 15624, the following proteins share a genomic window:
- a CDS encoding M48 family metallopeptidase: protein MPSRPTTLQLRMVAALLGLALVLVGFLVGVWVVFYGVLVLLEIANALQIAVIVTVATLVTIGYLEYRQLETIERRADAYPVDRETAPELYQITTRVAAQLNVPVPTIAISDRDVPEALAIGFRPENIHLVLSLGTIKALDGQEELEAVIAHELAHVRNRDAMIMTVVSLPVVLANGLRSRITQIENPGAVGIVTVPLGFLSTGVWVVGRTITARLSRARERAADQAATEVTGSPAALAIALQRLDDEIADTPTRDLREASSVSSLSVLPLDPKEPEKVMLGPDGDTEPSYWWLRRWTHRLKRYLFGTHPPTDERIKALSELERKQ, encoded by the coding sequence ATGCCCTCCAGACCAACCACTCTTCAATTACGGATGGTCGCTGCCCTCCTTGGACTCGCCCTCGTCTTAGTTGGATTCCTTGTGGGTGTTTGGGTTGTGTTCTACGGTGTGCTCGTCCTTCTTGAGATTGCGAATGCCCTTCAGATAGCAGTCATTGTTACTGTTGCAACGCTTGTGACGATCGGCTATCTCGAGTACAGGCAGCTCGAAACGATCGAACGACGTGCAGATGCCTATCCAGTGGATCGAGAGACGGCACCGGAATTGTATCAAATAACAACGCGAGTTGCTGCCCAACTCAACGTCCCTGTCCCAACGATTGCTATCTCAGACCGAGATGTACCTGAAGCATTAGCGATTGGGTTCCGACCAGAAAACATCCATCTGGTGCTCTCTCTTGGGACAATCAAGGCACTGGATGGACAGGAGGAACTCGAGGCAGTGATTGCGCACGAACTCGCTCACGTCAGAAACCGAGACGCGATGATCATGACGGTTGTGTCACTTCCTGTTGTTCTCGCTAATGGACTGCGATCACGAATCACACAGATAGAAAATCCAGGGGCAGTTGGTATTGTGACCGTACCGCTTGGGTTTTTATCAACCGGCGTTTGGGTTGTCGGGAGAACGATCACAGCTCGTCTGTCTCGAGCCAGAGAACGAGCGGCAGATCAGGCAGCGACGGAGGTTACCGGATCACCTGCTGCCCTCGCCATCGCACTCCAACGACTCGATGACGAAATCGCAGACACACCGACTCGTGACCTTCGTGAAGCTTCGAGTGTCTCTTCGTTATCTGTTCTGCCACTTGATCCAAAGGAACCTGAAAAAGTCATGCTTGGACCAGACGGAGACACTGAGCCGTCGTATTGGTGGCTCAGACGGTGGACACACCGACTCAAACGCTATCTCTTTGGAACACACCCACCAACCGACGAACGAATCAAGGCGCTCTCAGAACTCGAGCGCAAACAGTGA
- a CDS encoding IS1595-like element ISNpe28 family transposase (programmed frameshift): MDEKSAQVFLPPRERCFERLRLARFGETVTCVHCESDDVVKRGTTGKDAQQYWCKGCETYFNDLTNTIFGQHRFELEEMFYIVKEMRSEPTAQIARDLGRDYEAVLNFVHKVQDVSGEIDEFELYDVCEADEIYVTAGEKGIEDEDQSPRKRGLKKKGRGRFESDKPPVLTLVRRDDGRVRFLVCKDLQDADEDIAEYGDGSVILCTDDYTIYDEIEEKEGVDGHLAVTHSDTYVIGDAHTNTCENRHSFLRQWLAKFRGVSKHHLQRYLNFLELKLNEPDSWFEKLLCYNVSG, translated from the exons ATGGACGAGAAGTCTGCGCAAGTGTTCCTTCCACCACGTGAGCGGTGCTTTGAACGTCTCCGTCTCGCCCGCTTCGGCGAGACGGTGACGTGTGTCCATTGCGAGAGTGACGACGTTGTCAAGCGCGGAACAACCGGAAAAGACGCCCAGCAGTACTGGTGCAAGGGGTGTGAGACGTACTTCAACGACCTCACAAACACGATCTTCGGCCAACATCGCTTCGAACTGGAAGAGATGTTCTATATCGTCAAGGAGATGCGATCTGAGCCGACCGCTCAGATCGCTCGTGACCTTGGCCGAGACTACGAAGCTGTTCTCAACTTCGTTCACAAAGTCCAGGATGTGAGCGGGGAGATCGATGAATTTGAGCTGTACGATGTCTGTGAAGCTGACGAGATCTACGTAACAGCTGGTGAGAAAGGGATCGAAGACGAGGATCAGAGTCCGCGCAAGCGCGGACTCA AAAAAAAGGGACGAGGACGATTCGAATCAGACAAACCACCGGTGTTGACACTCGTCCGTCGGGATGACGGACGAGTTCGGTTTCTCGTCTGCAAGGATCTCCAAGACGCCGACGAAGACATCGCTGAATACGGTGATGGAAGCGTCATCCTCTGTACCGATGATTACACAATCTACGACGAGATCGAGGAGAAGGAGGGGGTGGACGGCCATCTGGCCGTCACCCACTCCGACACCTACGTCATCGGCGATGCCCACACGAACACCTGTGAGAACCGCCACAGCTTCCTTCGCCAGTGGCTGGCGAAGTTCAGAGGTGTCTCAAAACATCATCTCCAACGGTATCTCAATTTCCTTGAACTGAAACTCAACGAACCAGATAGCTGGTTCGAGAAACTCCTATGTTACAATGTATCGGGATGA
- a CDS encoding outer membrane protein assembly factor BamB family protein, which yields MPSTRRSILATCTTGIGALAGCISTEKPTADGNWPRRTLNNAHTGYSTTEGPTTDLHTVWYQERSSVVNPSPVVDDGVLYFAYSQASRGDKRGGAWIEAFDAATGDSRWTTELFRTDERHYLYHSDSTVVDEDRLFLQTKPGLTMLTTDGEIRWTFDNLYRGQQKPDVVTPVVTDDIVVTGTYDTLVEDRQEEIVFGIDPATGNERWNVPFSEWDGMWQLAGTDNVVYVAFDSGGLVALDMATGVERWRWKGPLNGTPTVVDDLLLVPLRRGNEHTLVAIDRRDRSLRWRQSIGVHWAEAEFTVADGLIYHVANYGLEARRLETGERVWRFGGDVDDKDQRRFSPDKPYMGLDSTPVVSGDAVYALGWIQRDTTYVHLFVVDAATGEELGRAEMGHNEQARTGTPAVTSDLVFVGSNNGNLYAFGECSFEIAGRCLFG from the coding sequence ATGCCCTCTACCCGCCGGTCGATTCTCGCAACGTGTACCACCGGGATCGGTGCACTCGCAGGGTGCATCTCGACCGAGAAACCGACCGCCGACGGCAACTGGCCCAGACGCACGCTAAATAATGCCCACACTGGGTACTCGACCACAGAGGGTCCGACGACGGACCTCCACACAGTCTGGTACCAAGAGCGCAGCAGCGTAGTCAATCCCTCACCGGTCGTCGATGATGGTGTGCTCTACTTTGCCTACTCACAGGCATCGCGAGGTGACAAACGCGGTGGGGCGTGGATCGAGGCGTTCGACGCAGCGACCGGCGACTCTCGGTGGACGACCGAACTCTTCCGGACCGACGAGCGCCACTATTTATACCACTCGGACTCGACGGTCGTCGATGAGGACCGGTTGTTCCTCCAGACCAAGCCTGGGCTGACGATGCTCACCACCGATGGTGAGATTCGGTGGACTTTCGACAATCTCTATCGCGGCCAGCAAAAGCCTGATGTCGTCACGCCCGTCGTGACTGACGACATAGTCGTGACGGGAACGTACGATACACTCGTCGAAGACCGTCAGGAGGAAATCGTCTTCGGCATTGATCCCGCGACCGGGAACGAACGCTGGAACGTGCCATTCTCCGAGTGGGACGGGATGTGGCAACTGGCTGGGACCGACAACGTGGTCTACGTTGCGTTCGACAGTGGCGGACTTGTTGCACTCGATATGGCGACAGGTGTGGAACGCTGGCGCTGGAAAGGGCCTCTCAACGGCACCCCAACCGTCGTCGACGACCTGCTACTTGTGCCACTCCGACGGGGCAACGAGCACACGCTCGTCGCAATAGACCGTCGTGATCGCTCGCTTCGCTGGCGGCAGTCGATCGGGGTCCACTGGGCCGAGGCGGAATTTACCGTCGCTGATGGGTTGATCTATCACGTCGCAAACTACGGCCTCGAGGCCCGCCGGCTCGAGACTGGTGAGCGAGTGTGGCGCTTCGGTGGCGACGTTGATGACAAAGATCAGCGCAGGTTCTCGCCGGACAAACCGTATATGGGCCTCGACTCTACGCCGGTCGTTTCTGGTGATGCAGTCTACGCGCTGGGGTGGATCCAGCGTGATACGACGTACGTCCACCTGTTTGTCGTCGACGCTGCAACGGGCGAGGAACTCGGTCGTGCGGAGATGGGCCACAACGAGCAAGCCAGGACAGGGACCCCAGCAGTTACCTCCGACCTCGTCTTCGTCGGATCGAACAACGGGAATCTCTACGCATTCGGCGAGTGCTCGTTCGAGATCGCCGGTCGCTGTCTGTTTGGCTGA
- a CDS encoding YIP1 family protein, with amino-acid sequence MPPFTPLFHPDRFFAERDFRTRRIIAVSLLLVFSHPIGVWGISWILQDRIDGTVMIDNPNRPSESFCKASPGSIETGCDAPAQVDRNVDTLLSEATGQVIGLVFLGILIVIVLAGCLLHAGSWLLGGEGGAATSFAVAIWGLVPILFNLLLGVGLLYMMIDPVTVTPDSNPTVWMDEFRADLKPLEQLKPLFTGITTLWSGIIWRFGLLHKRGLAPGEATGLAGSVALVFWLLTLI; translated from the coding sequence ATGCCGCCCTTCACACCACTTTTCCACCCTGATCGGTTCTTCGCCGAGCGGGACTTCCGCACCAGACGCATTATAGCCGTCAGTCTCCTACTTGTCTTCTCGCACCCGATCGGGGTATGGGGTATCAGTTGGATACTCCAGGATCGTATTGACGGGACAGTTATGATCGATAATCCAAACCGACCGTCAGAGAGTTTCTGCAAGGCTTCCCCGGGATCAATAGAGACAGGGTGTGATGCACCCGCTCAGGTTGACCGAAACGTCGATACTCTCCTCTCAGAGGCTACTGGTCAAGTCATCGGACTTGTCTTCCTTGGCATACTCATTGTGATCGTTCTAGCAGGCTGTCTGCTCCATGCGGGGTCATGGTTGCTTGGCGGTGAGGGCGGGGCAGCGACATCATTCGCTGTCGCGATCTGGGGGCTGGTCCCGATCCTGTTCAATCTTCTCCTCGGTGTTGGCCTCCTCTACATGATGATTGACCCTGTGACGGTGACGCCAGATAGTAATCCGACCGTGTGGATGGACGAGTTCCGAGCGGACCTCAAACCGTTAGAACAGTTGAAACCGCTATTCACCGGAATCACAACTCTGTGGAGTGGGATAATCTGGCGATTTGGACTTCTGCACAAACGAGGGTTAGCACCGGGAGAGGCGACCGGTCTGGCCGGAAGTGTAGCATTGGTCTTCTGGTTACTCACCCTCATTTAA